From the Gadus chalcogrammus isolate NIFS_2021 chromosome 18, NIFS_Gcha_1.0, whole genome shotgun sequence genome, the window CCATTCACTCTGATGAAGGGAGCAAGGGGAATAGTTGGAAGTATTGCAATGAATGCAAAGGCACACACAACCATTTCAAGGAGAAGGGAGAAATTGAAGCGGCAGGATTTACTGAAACAAGAACCCTCGGGAACCCAGAGGGCTGCATCATGGATGGTTACAAATCCCCATCCATTACCAGCCTCGTACAGTGCTGCATGTACCCGAGTGTATAGATATTCATGGCTGGTTAAATTGGTGTGACTCGCTACACCGCCGTCATTTATCAGCACAGCGCTTTGATGACTCAAAAGGGTTTTGCCAGCTTGCACAACTTGACCCCATGAACCTTcattgtgtgcgtttgtgtgactGTAGCAGAGCATCATGACAACTCTGCATATGGAGGGGTCGACATGGAAATCTTTATATTGAACAATATCCTCTTATTCGTGAAGCAGCTTCCCGTGCGACGTAGATTGTCAGAATGGCTGCTGCCTAGATTGGTCGTTCCGACAACACAagcatgatcacacacacattggagtCAGTATGTGACAGCACAAaggagtcaaacacacacacagacatacacaaatagAGACGTGGAAGATTTCGAGCCAAGTTAGCAGGAGCTATATACCAGACGGTGCCgtctccatcacacacacacacacacacacacacacacacacacacacacacacacacacacacacacacacacacacacacacacacacacacacacacacacacacacacacacacacacacacacacacacacacacacacacactacaggagGCAGTGTGCAGCTTGTGGGCATCTGAAAATATCACCTCAATTCTGACTTGAATAAGGGACTAACGAATAAAATGTGCCGCTGTCTATATATGCTCACATGTAGGGCACATCTGATACCCTGCATTCAGCcttctgttgccaggcaggaaTAGCAATCTTTTCAACCTCTGCACAATTTTCATCAGGTCTCAACAGGTTCTCGGACAAAAACCCACAAAAGCAATTGGAGTACAGTTTGTCCAATTTCTTTTCCTACATTTATTAACATAAATGATCTCTTCACAAAAGACGGCAGACCTGTGTATGTTCTGTAGGTGTATGACACAGTTTGAATCTCATTCCAAGCAATTGCACGAACGATTATCTGGACGTTTCAGTCTTTCCAAACTGGGAAACAGCTGCCACGGGTTGACATGCAGCAcggccgccggcccccccgggTGTGACGAGGCGAGGCCGAAACAGGAGAACCAGGGAGGTGGGGGCGCGCCCTGCGTGAATCAGTGACCCCCGGTCTGATCCATCATGGTGGTGGCGGAGACTGCCAGTTACTTCTTGGAGGGATTGGCGGCGATGTAGAGCGCCACGAGGCAGTACAATGCGCCCCCCACCGTAAGCGCCATGGTGGTGCGGTACAGCAGCCTGTCGGGGACGCCGCGCTTCAGGTGGACGGGGGTGCCGTCAGAGATCTGGGGCAAGCGGAGGAGTGGGCaggagtggagagagaaagagaaagacggGTTGGGAAAAGAGCTTGGTGAGACTCACTTTGGGATTGCATTGAATTGACAGTCTTTAGTGCACGTCTTTTTTCCTTCTTCCAAGTATTAGATCAATTGTTTGTTTGAATTTGGGTTGGAAATGTATGCATCATCCCACTGCTGTGTGGCATTGTATTGGTCAACAGTATGAGTTAGTGCGTGTTGTCTGGCAACCGGAAGGTTCCTGGTCCTGGTTTGAACACCTACGAGGGTCAACATGTTCCTTGGCAAGATACTTTTTGAGCCTAACTGCTCAAAGAAGAGTTGGCAGTtgacttgcatggttgacatgGTCGACAGTATATTAAGtgagtgtatgaatgggtgaattgaGACAAACAttttaaagtgctttgagtggctacAGGCTAGaaagtactatatatatatatatatatatacagtccaTTTACCCTCATTTAAACAGCTTAAAAAGcaactattattatattatgcagCGACATCCTTTAAGAGGGAGATATTTATAGGGAAAGAATCGGAATAAAAAGTTTACAATTCCCTATATTTGTCTAGATTATTTTATAACGCATTGTTGGAAAAAGTGTCCAATTCAACATAGGTATAGATCAGGATCAATGTCTTCAGATGAAAATCCAGCCCAAAACGTAAAACTAGAAGGTTTGGCAAGGTGTCATGTAACGGCCAACACTTTTGCATTTCGTATGCCTTAAGTCACTGTCTGGCCATCTCTAAGATGAAGCTGTTTGAACACAATCCAAACTATATCAGAACTTGTATGAGAGCATCTTAAGCATCTTTTCTGAAATTGGCGATCTTCGCCTACTCACTTTGGGGGAACCACCAATGCTGGATGATGGAAAATGTGTCACTAACTCACTGTGCGATGTTTGCGATTTATCCGCTGACACCGATTTGGCAAAATTCATAATAATGCAAATGCGAGGGCTTCCATCAGTGGGCTAGGCTCACAATCACCAATGTGTTACCTCATTCAatgaaaataaaggaaaatcTTTGAGATAGCTTGTATTATTCAGAACTCAGATCTTCCAAATGACCAACTCAATTTCCGGCAATGAGAATGTAGCGATCTCCACAGTATTTAATCAGTTAATATCTAGAGAGCGTGGgaataacaaagaaaaaatcGATCGTCAGCCTACATATTTTCCGTGGGGCCACTGCATTACCTGGAACAGTCTCTGGAGGTCAGGCACCCGATTTGCTCCCAAGTACTCCAATGCAGGGCCAGCCTCTGACACCAGCTTGGTTGGTGTAGCGAAAACCATGGCTGGAGCCTCGGCAGGCACGCCCGGCCTCAGCCCCTGTTGTTCACACGGAATACAAACTGCTCAGGGCATCCATAAAGCATGCTGTTGTTCTAGAAAAGCCAACGCATTAATTACACTGCAGGTCAACAGAAACCAAtacatatacatttttaaaaaccTTTTAGCCAATTTAAAAGCTGTGATATTACCAATGACATTCATCATATTCTACAGCATTGCAAATATCAACACATTAATTACACTGCAGGTCAACAGAAACCAAtacatatacatttttaaaaaccTTTTAGCCAATTTAAAAGCTGTGATATTACCAATGACATTCATCATATTCTACAGCATTGCAAATATCAAATTATTCCGCCCTCCGCGCCCAAGGCTGCTTATGCACAGCATTATCAATCAATAACAAAGTcccaacaacaaacaataattTCCTTTTCAGGTGCTTCGCTCGAAGGGGATGCCAGCTATCCACAAACAGTCCAACTCGCTCAATTGTGTCTCAAGAGGACCCAGAGTGGAGAGGAAAGTATCAGCATACTAGGCTTCTTCTAGGTTTGTTCATTTCTGTTTTGTGACGTTTAACGTTACCCCTTCGTTAATTGGAAATGTATGCACATAGTCTGCCAAAGAGTCTAACGCATCTGTTCTCAAGCATCAAGTAATCTATTGTATGCAACTGTGCAGACCATTGTTAAATTAGTTGACTGGAAAGAATGTAATTCAAACTATTAATTCGTTTAACCCTTTGCAAAGAATGGGACACAACAAGGGCTTACATTTCCTGTTGTGTAACTTGAAGGTCAGACAGATGGACAAAAAACAACCTTTTGAAATAATGGCTTCTAATCGGAGTATAATGTCAGTGTGAATGAAACCCAAGCCTTCATGAATCCCAATGAGAACTGACAGGTTATATTTTTTTCTCAAAGTAATTTCAAGGTCACCATTAGCAGATAAACGCATGCCTTTATTACAAATGGTGACTCATCGTCTTACCTGCGGACTGTAAACAGAGGCCAGACCAGACCCTGTGAGTTTTTGTGAGAAACCGCTAAATTTGTAGTACATTTTCTTGGATGAAGGGAGCAGATGCTGTCCACAACAAAACGCCGGCTAGAAGGTCCTTTCCTTGTCTTGGTCGATGGAGAATGACGTAGCGGTGTCCTCCCAGCGCCCGCTCAAAATGATACTAAGAAAAAGTTATTCGACACTTATTATAATGGCCGTCGTGCTAATACGTACGAGGCAGTCGGATTTATAAGGATATCAAATTTTCAATGAGTTGaatttgttgtttttaccttctaattgcataaaaaaatatctctatcatttatattaattaaaaagaatcgaagaaaatattaaaattaaattgGAAGAGTAAATATTTGCATAGACTTTTACAGTTATATTTTACAGATAACTGTAAAAGGTTACGCATCGGGTTTTAAACATCCAACGTTAGAGATATCCTCTTACATTAGGTATTATTATTGGCATGTATGTCattattttataattaatattttccACAATAATTTCTATGAGTTCCAATATCTTTTCCAATTTTGAGTGCAGGTTTGAGTTCAAGAGGggccaaaaaaaagaaggtatAGGCCTAGTGTCTTCAGATATCGGCCTGTAATGATTATCagttaatgttttgttttgattattttaatttgtattaaaATCCAaagcatttatttgtttttgtcattCGTGGTTTGCAAAAGTTTATGTAAGATGCTAAATTTCAGACATAGCTTAACTACTCAACAAGTGCTGACATGCCAAACTGTATCACAACATGAATTGTCCTTGAAAACATACAACACAATTATTTCAAATTAGTTTTTTTTAAGAGTTGTTTAATTGTAAAATCAAGCTCTGATGGGGAACACAAAGGCCTTAGTTCAGTTAATCTAAACGGTTCACAATCAGGCCAGAAGGGAGATTTGCATTTAGCTATGCCAGCCTACATCAACTTCCCGAAAGGTTTCCAAAGACGAAGTGACTGTGATTATATAGATTTTTATATGAATGCTGTCCGACAGGCCTTTCTAATGTGACCGAGACAGGCTAACCACATATGCGCTGTACATAATACATTTCAGCTCCATTGCTACAGCCAATGATCGAGAAACCTCAGATCCCAAACAGCGAAAAATCGAAAATAACAAACCGATGGATACATCCAATTGCTTTTGAGGCAGATAATGAAAAAAGTGCTCAActttgtgtttgggtgtatgtgtatgtgtttttattcatgtgtatgtagatatttaaaaaaatcagGGGGTGTtgaaaggaggaggatgagaaaaGGCAGAAGTGAAAGATGGATGTGTGGGAGGGGTGTTGCCTTGTTAGTTTGGACCATATCTATTGCTCCAACAAAATCACTTAAAATGGAGTAATCATGGACCGCACAAACATCCCAACCATATCATTCATCACCCATcacaatgtgcatgtgtgtatgtatgtatgtgtggttgcatgtgtgtgcatgtgtgtgcgtgtgtgtgtgtgtgtgtgtgtgtgtgtgtgtgtgtgtgtgtgtgtgtgtgtgtgtgtgtgtgtttttgtgaatgcttgcgcatgtgtgtgtgtgtgctcgtgtgtgcgtgtgtgtgtctctacaaCTGTAAATTGCCATGTATGCaagttttataaaaaatgtTAGCAATTACATGCAAATGATTATCGGACCAAATATTCAGTCACCGCCTGAAGGCGGTGTTCATGCATGACCAATGGCAGGGGTGTTGCTTATGCCTCGCTGTGAACAAACAGATCAATTACAGGGGCTGATTGACATGCCATGGAAATGGGTTGCCTTGACAACAAAGAAATACTGAAAGGCTTCAAATTTAATTTACACTCACGAAAGGGGGTCTCCCCACATCATAATGGACAGCCAAGGCTACTCTTTCTTTGTTCAGGGCTCTTTAATCTCCCATAGGTCATCTCTACAAATCCTCTTTCTCCAAAAGAAAAGCTTCTTCTTTATTTCTCGTCTCCCATTTTGTCTTCTCATTTTCGCCACCATGCAGTTTCATTCTGTTTGTCTTTTCACACCTGCTTGTCCGCTCTCACCTAGCTTTATATTCCATTAGCCCTGGCCTACATATCACCTGATTCTTCCAGTCACCTCTTCAACATcttcacacgtgcacacacatacacgtgtatTTTCAATTTCTGTCTGAATTTCACAAGTTAAAGAGAATGCATCTGGGTTATCCGTCAATCTTACGATAAACTGTTACCTGAAAACTCTGAACGCAATATCTCTGTGGACGGAATAAAACCAGGGAGTCAgatagacagacaaagagatagaccagcagacagacagacagatgggcaGGCAGGCCGgttcacacacaaactgcagggaaagaaacagagagacatggCTGCCAAAAGTGTAGCCATGGGAATACAAAGTAAACAGTGGGCATTAGGAAAAATACAACCCAATAACCGGTTCCACTGAGGCTGTGTGTACCTATCTGTGAATCCTTATTTGTGCATTGGTATCCATTCATCAGCTGAGCTGAgagcccagtgtgtgtgtgtatgggttaaATTATTGATACTTCGTCATACACATAAcgaagagaaagagaacaagCCAAACAGAATCAGTTGTAACTCAGAGATGGGAAACAGTGCAGCGCACACAAATCAGATAGTGCTATCTGGGGGGAATTCATCTGTAATGATTTGCTGGTCTGTTCAGGTCTTTATTTTCTGTGTtggttaagggggggggggggggggggtggggggtggtagTTGATTCAGGGGAAGTGGGGTGGGGTAGGGAGTGGGGGatggtgtcacacacacacaccagaagccATCTGTGTAAATCTCTGATATTCATGGGTTATCGCAGTAACTCTGCCGCCGATATGCTGCGTGCGTGCCTGGCAGAGCGCATCTGGAGTTCGTGGTAGCACTGAACAAAGCTGTGGTATATGAAGGTGATGGGCAGGGCCAGGAGCACGATCCCGCtcaccacgcacacacccccCAACACCCGGCCCCCCACCGTCACCGGGTACACGTCGCCGTAGCCCACCGTCGTCATGGAGATGATGACCCACCAGGCGGCCGCCGGGATGCTGGCGTAGTCGGGGTTGCGCACGCCCAGGTCCAGCCCGTGCTCCAGGAGCTGGGCCAGGGCGCTGTAGATCGCCATGGCGACCGCCACAAACACCAGCAGCATGACCATCTCGCGGTAGCAGCGGCGCAGCGTTAGCCCCAGCGTCTGCAGGCCCAGGAAGTGGCGGGCCAGCTTCATGAGCCAGAACACCCGCATCATCCGCAGCACGCGCAGGGCCACGCCCGCAACCCCGAGCCCGCCCCCGgggagccccgcccccgccagCACCATGGTGATGTAGTACGGGGAGATGGCCACCACGTCGATGATGTTCAACGGGCGCCGCAGGAACTCCCACTTGTTCCTGGCCACCAGGAAGCGCAGCAGGCACTCTGCGGTGAACCAGCTGATGCACACGGTCTCCACGACCCTGCACGGTCACCGGGACGACAAGAGGGTTGGAGGGGTCATGAGCGGGAAATAGAGTGGTTGTACACAGATTGAATCGGTGTGATGAATGGTACGGCGGTGTAGGTAATGATTACAGgaggaaagcagaggaggaaGGTGAAGACAAGATGGAAAGATGTAATGGGACGAGATGAAGAGGAAACTGAAGCGCCAGTGAGGGTGAAACAAGCCATCAATAGACATTATTAACTGAAGGCCGGGGATAGATTGTGAGAGACAAGCATATGTTTACCACATTGATACACATAGTGATGCAGAAAGCGAGCCAGCTCAGTGACTCCTTCATTTGAtaaacagagagcgagagagagagacagagagtgggacacagagtgagatagagagcgagacagagactgCCAGGTCTTTACTGAGCAAAAAG encodes:
- the kcng3 gene encoding potassium voltage-gated channel subfamily G member 3 → MKFGHSICVLNVGGTRYAFTREVIKDFPLRRVSRLHACATEKEVLELCDDYDQDRNEFFFDRHAQAFLFIMLYVRSGKLRFVPGICELSFYTEMLYWGLESAHLDFCCQKRLDDRMSEIGLDTDCLSESDFRLSSGEDSQTGDETAEPKTVLSGRAKWLERMRQAIEDPNSSLPAQILATVSVIFVITSMVMLCLSTLPDWDTAKRNTVEEHRVVETVCISWFTAECLLRFLVARNKWEFLRRPLNIIDVVAISPYYITMVLAGAGLPGGGLGVAGVALRVLRMMRVFWLMKLARHFLGLQTLGLTLRRCYREMVMLLVFVAVAMAIYSALAQLLEHGLDLGVRNPDYASIPAAAWWVIISMTTVGYGDVYPVTVGGRVLGGVCVVSGIVLLALPITFIYHSFVQCYHELQMRSARHARSISAAELLR
- the LOC130371431 gene encoding cytochrome c oxidase subunit 7A-related protein, mitochondrial; translated protein: MYYKFSGFSQKLTGSGLASVYSPQGLRPGVPAEAPAMVFATPTKLVSEAGPALEYLGANRVPDLQRLFQISDGTPVHLKRGVPDRLLYRTTMALTVGGALYCLVALYIAANPSKK